A single genomic interval of Psychroserpens sp. NJDZ02 harbors:
- a CDS encoding DUF6268 family outer membrane beta-barrel protein, whose amino-acid sequence MQKHFKLVLLVILLFSGVYSANAQLTDLARLEYSYIPKNNSEDSFDRVRFALNYPIKIKEDSYLLIGGDYSRITLNLEDRYPFPTSNLRRLHILDFNLGYTFKVSENWRLGAKITPRLASTLRHEISGDDLFLNGGVYAIHDKTKDKSIKKPYRLILGLTYNSTTGIPLPLPFVSYYRRVNEKWSYNLGVPKTNLKYFINEQNIIQTFVGIDGYFANTQERFSIDGKEADSVSLSIILAGLGYEYCFTDHLVWYAYTGYTLSMNNRLRDENREDVFKLDNVNAFYLRTGIKFKI is encoded by the coding sequence ATGCAGAAACATTTTAAATTAGTCCTACTTGTCATTCTACTATTTAGTGGGGTGTATAGTGCTAACGCACAGCTAACAGATTTAGCGCGTTTAGAATATTCTTACATACCAAAAAATAATTCGGAAGATAGTTTTGACCGTGTTCGTTTTGCATTAAACTATCCAATTAAAATTAAAGAAGATAGCTATTTACTGATTGGAGGGGACTATAGTCGAATAACACTAAATTTAGAAGATCGTTACCCTTTTCCAACGTCTAATTTAAGACGTTTACATATTTTGGATTTTAATTTAGGCTATACTTTTAAAGTGTCCGAAAATTGGAGGTTAGGCGCTAAAATAACACCACGATTAGCATCTACATTGAGACATGAAATTAGTGGAGATGATTTGTTTTTAAATGGAGGCGTTTATGCTATACATGATAAAACGAAGGATAAGAGTATAAAAAAACCTTACCGTTTAATTTTAGGGTTAACCTATAACAGTACAACAGGTATCCCATTGCCATTACCATTTGTGAGTTATTATCGTCGTGTAAATGAAAAATGGTCCTATAATTTAGGTGTGCCTAAGACGAACTTAAAGTATTTTATAAATGAACAAAATATTATTCAAACCTTTGTTGGTATTGATGGGTATTTTGCAAACACACAGGAACGTTTTTCTATTGATGGAAAAGAAGCCGATAGTGTGTCGTTATCTATAATATTGGCAGGTTTAGGCTATGAGTATTGCTTTACAGATCATTTAGTTTGGTATGCTTACACAGGCTATACGTTAAGTATGAATAATAGATTGAGAGATGAAAACCGAGAAGACGTATTTAAATTAGATAATGTCAATGCGTTTTATTTAAGAACAGGAATTAAATTTAAAATATAA
- a CDS encoding ABC transporter ATP-binding protein has translation MSNLLEVHQVSKNFGNFTALNNVSITVPKGSIFGLLGPNGAGKTTLIRVINQITMPDSGHVLLDGEPLKNHHVRDIGYLPEERGLYKSMKVGEQALYLAQLKGMDKAEAKKRLKMWFERLEIGDWWNKKIQELSKGMAQKIQFVVTVLHEPKLLIFDEPFSGFDPINANLIKDEILRLRDEGATVIFSTHRMESVEELCDHIALIHKSNKVLDGNLMDIKRQYKTNTFQIGINPNNSNLEQELTNKFSVTPAEFKTLGDDLKLNVKLSENETANDLLNYLTSQGQVSHFVEVIPSASDIFIQTVKNN, from the coding sequence ATGAGCAACCTTTTAGAGGTGCATCAAGTATCTAAAAATTTTGGAAACTTTACAGCACTTAATAATGTATCTATAACTGTGCCTAAAGGCAGTATTTTTGGTTTGTTAGGACCAAATGGGGCAGGGAAAACAACCTTAATTAGAGTAATTAACCAGATAACAATGCCAGATTCTGGACATGTGTTATTAGATGGAGAGCCTCTTAAAAATCATCATGTAAGAGATATTGGATACTTACCTGAGGAGCGTGGATTATATAAATCTATGAAAGTTGGAGAGCAAGCATTATACTTGGCGCAATTAAAAGGAATGGATAAGGCAGAGGCTAAAAAACGACTTAAAATGTGGTTTGAGCGACTGGAAATTGGAGATTGGTGGAATAAGAAAATACAAGAATTATCCAAAGGGATGGCTCAAAAGATACAATTTGTAGTGACTGTTTTACACGAGCCTAAATTGTTGATTTTTGATGAGCCTTTTTCTGGGTTTGATCCTATAAACGCAAATTTAATTAAAGACGAAATTTTGAGATTACGTGACGAAGGGGCAACCGTTATTTTTTCTACACACCGTATGGAATCTGTGGAAGAATTGTGTGATCATATTGCCTTAATACACAAATCAAATAAAGTGTTAGATGGTAATTTAATGGATATTAAACGCCAATATAAAACCAATACGTTTCAGATTGGGATAAATCCAAACAATAGTAATTTGGAACAGGAATTAACTAATAAATTTAGTGTAACTCCAGCAGAGTTTAAAACGCTTGGTGATGATTTAAAACTGAATGTAAAGTTGTCAGAAAATGAAACCGCTAACGATTTATTAAACTATCTTACTAGTCAAGGACAGGTTTCTCATTTTGTAGAAGTCATTCCTAGTGCTAGCGATATTTTTATTCAAACAGTAAAGAATAACTAA
- a CDS encoding sigma-54-dependent transcriptional regulator, producing MPKILVIEDEAAIRRVLVKILSEENDTYQVEEAEDGLIGLNKVRKEDYDLILCDIKMPKMDGVEVLEAVKKIKPEIPMVMISGHGDLDTAVNTMRLGAFDYISKPPDLNRLLNTVRNALDRKELVVENKILKRKVSKKYEMIGDSDAIAQIKDIIDKVAPTDARVLITGPNGTGKELVAHWLHEKSTRAKGPMIEVNCAAIPSELIESELFGHVKGAFTSAAKDRAGKFEAANGGTIFLDEIGDMSLSAQAKVLRALQESRIQRVGSDKDIKVDVRIVAATNKNLKKEIEEGNFREDLYHRLAVILVKVPALNDRRDDIPLLINHFSAKIAEEQGAIHKVFSAKAIKLLQDYDWTGNIRELRNVVERLIILGAAEVSEQDVKLFASK from the coding sequence ATGCCAAAAATATTAGTAATAGAAGACGAAGCAGCAATTAGAAGAGTGTTAGTTAAAATTCTATCTGAAGAAAATGATACGTATCAAGTCGAAGAGGCTGAGGATGGATTAATAGGACTTAATAAAGTAAGAAAAGAAGATTACGATTTAATTTTGTGCGATATAAAAATGCCAAAAATGGATGGTGTTGAGGTTTTGGAGGCAGTAAAAAAAATAAAACCTGAAATTCCAATGGTCATGATTTCTGGTCATGGAGATTTGGATACGGCTGTAAATACAATGCGTTTAGGGGCTTTTGATTATATTTCAAAGCCGCCAGATTTAAACCGTTTATTAAACACGGTGCGTAACGCATTAGACCGAAAAGAATTAGTTGTAGAAAATAAAATTCTTAAAAGAAAGGTTAGTAAAAAGTACGAAATGATTGGAGATAGTGATGCTATCGCTCAAATCAAAGACATTATAGATAAAGTAGCGCCTACAGACGCAAGAGTTTTAATTACTGGACCTAATGGGACAGGAAAAGAATTAGTGGCGCATTGGTTGCACGAAAAAAGCACAAGGGCAAAAGGACCAATGATAGAGGTTAATTGTGCTGCAATCCCTTCAGAATTAATAGAAAGTGAGTTGTTTGGACATGTAAAAGGGGCTTTTACAAGTGCAGCTAAAGATAGAGCAGGTAAATTTGAAGCCGCAAATGGAGGAACCATTTTTCTAGATGAAATCGGAGACATGAGTTTGTCAGCACAAGCAAAAGTGTTACGAGCATTACAGGAAAGTCGCATTCAACGTGTGGGGAGTGATAAGGATATAAAAGTAGATGTACGTATTGTTGCCGCAACTAATAAAAATCTAAAAAAGGAAATTGAAGAGGGGAATTTCCGAGAGGATTTGTACCACAGACTGGCTGTTATTTTAGTCAAAGTGCCAGCGTTAAATGATAGACGTGACGATATTCCGTTACTAATAAATCATTTTTCGGCAAAAATAGCAGAAGAGCAAGGAGCAATACATAAAGTGTTTTCGGCTAAAGCCATAAAATTATTACAAGATTACGATTGGACTGGTAATATTAGAGAACTTCGAAATGTGGTCGAAAGATTAATCATTTTAGGAGCAGCGGAAGTTAGCGAGCAAGACGTTAAATTATTTGCGAGTAAATAA
- a CDS encoding mechanosensitive ion channel family protein: MQDGKASSKLGESVENLGDAIVDSSIWEKFVEFLNFKIYTFTNAQENITGVLKVKNLLLVILVLILTTYILRWVRNLVTHKLSDDDKSKFVTVFSFARWIIYAIVFMVVIDSLGIDITAVFAASAALLIGVGLALQTLFQDIISGVFILIDQSVHVGDIIEIDGKVGRVEEIKLRTTRAVTIDNKVLVIPNHLYLTNSLYNWTQNGSTTRESVDVGVAYGSDVTLVKKLLLEAAKSCEVVFKQPAPAVLFTDFGDSSLNFRVAFTIEDSFNARIPKSEIRFAIDRLFRENNISIPFPQRDIHIIQDNTQKEKISIR; this comes from the coding sequence ATGCAAGACGGTAAAGCTTCTAGTAAACTAGGTGAAAGTGTTGAGAATTTAGGTGACGCTATTGTTGATAGTTCCATTTGGGAAAAATTCGTGGAGTTTTTAAACTTTAAGATTTATACGTTTACTAATGCTCAGGAAAATATTACAGGTGTTTTAAAAGTAAAAAACCTATTACTTGTCATTTTAGTACTTATACTGACAACATATATATTACGTTGGGTAAGAAATTTGGTTACTCATAAGTTGTCAGACGACGATAAATCTAAGTTTGTAACTGTTTTTTCATTTGCACGTTGGATTATTTATGCCATCGTTTTTATGGTTGTAATAGACTCTTTAGGGATTGATATTACAGCGGTTTTTGCAGCTTCCGCAGCTTTATTAATAGGTGTTGGTTTAGCTTTACAAACGTTATTTCAAGATATTATCTCAGGTGTTTTTATATTAATAGACCAATCAGTACATGTGGGTGATATTATTGAAATTGATGGTAAAGTTGGTCGTGTAGAAGAGATTAAACTACGTACCACAAGAGCAGTAACAATAGATAATAAAGTATTGGTGATACCTAATCATTTGTATTTAACTAACAGTTTATATAATTGGACACAAAATGGATCTACTACTAGAGAAAGTGTAGATGTTGGTGTGGCTTATGGTAGTGATGTAACTTTAGTAAAAAAACTATTGCTTGAAGCTGCTAAGTCTTGTGAGGTTGTATTTAAACAACCAGCTCCCGCTGTTTTATTTACAGACTTTGGAGATAGTTCTTTAAACTTTAGAGTTGCTTTTACTATAGAAGATAGTTTTAATGCAAGAATACCTAAAAGTGAAATTAGGTTTGCAATAGATAGACTATTTAGAGAAAATAATATTTCAATTCCTTTTCCACAAAGAGATATACATATTATTCAAGACAATACACAAAAAGAAAAAATTTCAATCAGATAA
- a CDS encoding ABC transporter permease, giving the protein MNHLSLIIQREYLTKVRNKSFLIMTILSPLIMIALITVVMYLSQMNNNKQRTIAVLDESGYLTEAFTDTDNTKYNILSGVTLDNAKSIVEEQGDYGLLHINKIENFDDVNNSIQFYSEESPSISVISSLEDKVEKELTNRNMAQKGIDIALIKASKIRIDIAQENFSGVKSSKIDSVVKLAFGGAAGYLLFMFIIIYGNMIMRSVIEEKTSRIIEVIISSVKPIQLMLGKIIGTSLAGITQFVIWIILGGVLLTVVSAVFGIDFAQAQTPQQELMMQAMDNPDAGMKMQGLFTAFYNLPLANLVIAFLLFFISGYLLYSSLYAAIGAAVDNETDTQQFMLPILMPLILAVYVGMFTVIEDPHGTVSTIFSFIPFTSPVVMLMRIPFGVPIWQQVVSLLILVATFMGTVWFAAKIYRVGILMYGKKPTYKELLKWIRY; this is encoded by the coding sequence ATGAATCATCTTTCTCTTATCATACAACGCGAGTATTTAACCAAGGTTAGAAACAAATCGTTTTTAATAATGACTATTCTTAGTCCATTAATAATGATTGCGTTAATCACAGTTGTGATGTATTTGTCACAAATGAATAATAATAAACAACGTACTATAGCTGTTTTAGACGAGTCTGGTTATTTAACAGAAGCATTTACGGATACAGATAATACAAAGTATAATATCTTGTCAGGAGTAACACTTGACAATGCAAAATCGATTGTTGAAGAGCAAGGGGATTACGGTTTACTTCATATTAATAAAATCGAAAATTTTGATGATGTTAACAATAGTATTCAGTTTTACTCTGAGGAATCACCATCCATATCTGTAATTTCTTCCTTAGAAGATAAAGTAGAAAAAGAGCTTACTAATCGTAATATGGCTCAAAAAGGAATTGATATTGCACTTATTAAAGCGTCTAAAATTAGAATTGATATTGCGCAAGAAAATTTTTCTGGTGTCAAATCTTCTAAAATTGATAGTGTTGTTAAGTTAGCGTTTGGGGGAGCTGCGGGTTATTTGTTATTCATGTTTATAATAATTTATGGTAACATGATTATGCGTAGTGTAATTGAAGAAAAAACAAGCCGAATTATTGAGGTTATTATTTCTTCAGTAAAACCAATACAATTAATGTTAGGTAAAATCATCGGAACCTCTTTGGCAGGTATTACACAATTTGTAATATGGATCATTCTAGGAGGTGTCTTATTGACTGTCGTTTCTGCGGTTTTTGGTATAGATTTCGCGCAAGCGCAAACACCACAACAAGAGTTAATGATGCAAGCAATGGATAACCCAGATGCAGGTATGAAGATGCAAGGTTTATTTACAGCCTTTTATAATTTGCCTTTAGCTAATTTGGTTATTGCTTTTTTACTATTTTTTATTAGTGGATACTTGTTATACAGCTCATTATACGCTGCAATTGGAGCAGCTGTAGATAATGAAACTGACACACAACAATTTATGTTACCTATATTAATGCCGTTAATTTTGGCTGTTTATGTAGGGATGTTTACGGTTATTGAAGATCCCCATGGGACAGTAAGTACTATATTTTCGTTTATACCGTTTACATCTCCTGTTGTTATGTTAATGAGGATTCCGTTTGGTGTGCCAATTTGGCAACAAGTAGTCTCTTTATTGATTTTAGTTGCGACATTCATGGGAACCGTTTGGTTTGCAGCAAAAATATATAGAGTTGGTATTTTAATGTATGGAAAAAAACCGACGTATAAGGAGTTATTAAAATGGATTAGATATTAA